The proteins below are encoded in one region of Clostridia bacterium:
- a CDS encoding phosphogluconate dehydrogenase C-terminal domain-containing protein: MNQNLSITVVGAGGKMGCRIVDNLVKHDCKLHFCETGAAGIKNLEERGLKVTETKDALAVSDYIILALPDALLGKISHVLVPMLTPGTTVITLDPAAAYAGELCTRDDCTFVVTHPCHPPLFGEQESDEARRDVFGGIAAKQDIVISFMSGEFNKFEIAEQICINMFAPVVTCHRITVEQMALLEPAAAEVVIASAVCLMKEALDEAIKRGVPEAAATSFLLGHIQVPLAIVFKSTNPFSDAAKIAVQYGTEKIYKENWKEIFEPENVKEVLTRMLHPNK; encoded by the coding sequence AAACTTATCTATCACGGTCGTTGGTGCTGGTGGCAAAATGGGGTGCAGAATTGTAGATAATCTTGTCAAACATGATTGTAAACTGCACTTCTGTGAAACTGGTGCTGCGGGTATAAAGAATCTTGAGGAAAGAGGTTTAAAAGTCACCGAGACAAAAGATGCCTTAGCTGTAAGTGACTATATTATTTTAGCTCTCCCTGATGCCTTGCTTGGAAAAATCAGTCATGTGCTTGTACCAATGTTAACACCTGGTACCACAGTTATTACTCTAGACCCCGCTGCTGCTTATGCGGGTGAATTATGTACAAGAGATGATTGTACCTTCGTTGTAACACACCCTTGCCATCCCCCGCTATTCGGTGAGCAGGAATCAGATGAAGCACGCCGTGATGTTTTTGGTGGAATAGCTGCAAAGCAAGACATAGTTATTTCATTTATGAGTGGCGAGTTTAATAAATTTGAAATAGCTGAACAAATATGTATAAATATGTTTGCACCTGTTGTGACCTGTCACAGGATAACTGTTGAACAAATGGCATTGCTTGAGCCGGCCGCTGCCGAAGTAGTGATTGCATCTGCAGTATGCCTTATGAAGGAAGCTCTTGATGAAGCTATTAAAAGAGGCGTCCCCGAAGCCGCCGCAACTTCCTTTCTCTTAGGCCACATCCAGGTACCTCTTGCTATTGTTTTTAAGAGCACAAATCCATTTTCAGATGCAGCAAAAATTGCTGTTCAATATGGAACTGAAAAAATATATAAAGAAAATTGGAAAGAAATCTTTGAGCCTGAAAACGTCAAGGAAGTTCTGACCCGTATGCTTCATCCAAATAAATAA